Proteins co-encoded in one Arachis hypogaea cultivar Tifrunner chromosome 11, arahy.Tifrunner.gnm2.J5K5, whole genome shotgun sequence genomic window:
- the LOC140176207 gene encoding uncharacterized protein yields MSPPKPLSVCSKNHSPLLSQSKFSNFYLAEASDVQVEASVASSTEPGVILNDYDYEFIVTLPLLPVPPPLLGVLLDGDDERTLHYQKHIRAFNGMFLFTSMAGKIQYTLNKGPAPPMFVISGQNYHSIGSLMPQQSSKLKFAQLYFYDTEIKVQNRIDAIGLSYQHKSIDQTIVADLSSMLDSHNSLAKSFQYARQRFAEDSTTPLQLHLIKKRNTDGRRYNLPSASEVAALIVGDFDTDNLARDIVLQTRSNQLKRIDVNHSQYLALQYAGYPSYFITITCNPDWNEIKDCVANYSLKPSDRPDIISRVFKIKLEALLKDLKDGSIFGKPKGIVYTIEFQKRGLLHCHILLFVQPDEKPRSSDDINHHISAKIPDEHTQPKLYRLVQKFMVHGPCGVLNTSSPCMVNGKCSKFYPMPFREKTAIDSAGFPKYKWSDNGRSTSKRNVDLDNRFIVPYNATLLLKYGCHINVEYTYQTSAIKYLFKYVHKGLLQDDREFIDALNEASVGASPNYIRRLFAMLLMSNNMVRPDMVWEQCLQCSVDEMKSTTLAKIEKLLQLNGRSLKEFTDMPFLDSVDSTEPSDIVFFDELNFDRTELASISVDLVSRLNRDQCVAFHTIANAVSRGAGGFFFVCGYGGTALLLPNGCTAHSRFNVPLNVNQDSICNIRQGTPLARLISSAKLIIWDEAPMLNKFCFEALDKCLKDVLRFDNGYNPDAPFGGKFVVLGGDFRQILPVIPRGFREEIVHSYIHGVQLEEFAEWLLQIGDGLLGDNTDGESSRSILAPTLDVVTEVNNHVMSLIHGNERVYLSSDALINEDGIPQHRLVLKIGVPMMLLRNIDQSNGLCNGTRIQVRRLGDHVIECIILAGRNTGEVVFIFRMNMFPNNETLPIRFTRQQFPVALCFAMTINKSQGQTLSTVGVYLPRPVFTHGQLYIALSRVRVGSRSRSLSRHRLALSRAPSLRSSPVAEEAARPGAGRRCRLLASSLAVSSWSRFREFQQITLFFHAQSCCCNSSVHLDFVAESCICC; encoded by the exons ATGAGTCCTCCCAAACCGCTATCGGTGTGCTCTAAAAATCACTCGCCACTGTTGTCGCAGTCCAAG ttttcaaatttttatctggCTGAGGCAAGCGACGTCCAAGTTGAAGCTTCTGTTGCATCTTCTACTGAACCAGGTGTTATTCTCAATGACTATGATTATGAGTTTATC GTCACTCTCCCTTTGTTGCCCGTTCCgcctccattgttgggggtgttGTTGGATGGTGATGATGAACGAACTTTGCATTATCAGAAACATATCAGGGCCTTTAATGGTATGTTTTTGTTCACATCTATGGCTGGGAAGATTCAGTACACACTAAACAAGGGTCCCGCTCCCCCCATGTTTGTTATTAGTGGCCAAAATTACCATTCAATTGGAAGTTTGATGCCACAGCAGTCTAGCAAGCTCAAGTTTGCTCAGCTCTATTTTTATGATACGGAAATTAAAGTCCAGAATAGGATTGACGCAATTGG CCTGTCTTATCAACACAAATCTATAGATCAGACCATTGTGGCCGACCTCAGCAGCATGCTTGATTCCCACAATTCTCTTGCTAAGTCTTTTCAATATGCTAGGCAAAGGTTCGCTGAAGATTCAACCACTCCGCTACAGCTTCATCTTATTAAGAAGAGGAATACTGATGGTAGGAGATATAATCTACCATCAGCGTCTGAAGTTGCTGCTCTTATTGTAGGTGATTTTGATACAGATAACCTTGCGAGGGACATTGTACTTCAGACGCGTTCAAATCAGTTGAAACGCATTGATGTTAATCATTCCCAGTACCTTGCATTACA GTATGCCGGTTACCCTAGCTATTTCATTACTATCACATGTAACCCAGATTGGAACGAGATTAAAGATTGCGTTGCGAACTATTCATTAAAGCCAAGTGACAGGCCTGATATCATATCAAGGGTTTTCAAGATCAAGTTAGAAGCCTTGCTAAAAGACTTAAAGGATGGGTCCATATTCGGAAAGCCTAAAGGAA ttgTGTACACAATTGAATTCCAGAAGCGTGGTCTTCTCCATTGTcacattttattatttgttcagcCAGACGAGAAGCCTAGATCATCCGATGATATTAACCATCATATCTCGGCAAAGATACCCGACGAACACACCCAACCTAAGCTGTACAGGTTGGTCCAAAAGTTCATGGTTCATGGACCCTGTGGGGTTTTAAACACGAGTAGCCCGTGTATGGTTAATGGGAAGTGTTCTAAGTTTTATCCAATGCCATTTCGTGAGAAAACCGCCATAGACAGTGCAGGTTTTCCCAAGTATAAATGGTCGGATAATGGTCGTTCAACAAGCAAGAGGAATGTTGACCTCGACAATCGGTTTATTGTCCCGTACAATGCAACATTGCTTCTTAAGTATGGATGTCACATAAATGTCGAGTATACTTACCAAACGTCTGCTATTAAGTATTTGTTCAAGTACGTCCACAAAG GGTTGTTACAGGACGATAGGGAATTTATCGATGCACTTAATGAAGCCAGTGTGGGGGCTTCACCGAATTATATCAGAAGGCTGTTTGCAATGCTTTTGATGTCAAACAACATGGTCCGCCCGGACATGGTGTGGGAGCAAT GTCTCCAGTGTTCCGTTGATGAGATGAAGTCCACCACGCTTGCCAAAATTGAAAAACTTTTGCAGCTGAATGGTAGGAGCCTAAAAGAATTTACTGACATGCCGTTTCTTGATTCTGTTGATTCGACTGAACCTTCCGACATAGTCTTCTTTGATGAGCTCAATTTCGACAGGACAGAGTTGGCAAGTATTTCCGTTGATTTGGTTTCCCGGTTGAATCGAGACCAGTGCGTTGCGTTCCACACAATAGCAAATGCAGTTAGTCGTGGCGCTGGtggttttttctttgtttgtggATATGGTGGAACTG CGCTGTTGTTGCCTAACGGGTGCACTGCTCATTCACGCTTTAATGTTCCACTCAATGTTAACCAGGACTCTATTTGTAATATAAGGCAAGGCACACCCCTCGCGCGTCTTATTTCATCTGCAAAATTAATTATATGGGATGAGGCACCTATGTTAAATAAATTTTGCTTTGAAGCGCTTGACAAGTGCCTTAAAGATGTTCTTCGTTTTGATAATGGATATAATCCTGATGCTCCATTTGGTGGAAAATTTGTTGTTCTGGGAGGTGATTTCCGTCAAATATTGCCTGTGATTCCGCGTGGTTTCCGGGAGGAGATTGTTCATTCGT ATATCCACGGTGTACAGTTAGAGGAATTTGCTGAATGGCTGCTTCAAATTGGCGACGGGTTACTCGGAGACAACACCGATGGCGAATCG AGCAGGAGTATATTAGCACCAACACTTGATGTTGTAACTGAAGTAAACAATCATGTGATGTCTTTGATCCATGGCAACGAGAGAGTTTACTTGAGCTCTGATGCACTAATTAATGAAGATG GAATTCCCCAACACCGGTTAGTTCTTAAAATTGGTGTTCCTATGATGCTTCTTCGCAATATTGACCAATCCAATGGACTATGCAACGGTACGCGAATCCAGGTTAGACGTCTTGGCGACCACGTCATTGAGTGCATCATATTAGCAGGTCGTAATACTGGTGAGGTTGTCTTTATTTTCAGGATGAACATGTTCCCTAATAATGAGACATTACCGATCAGGTTTACTCGACAACAATTTCCGGTTGCGCTTTGCTTTGCGATGACCATAAACAAGTCCCAAGGACAAACACTGTCAACTGTTGGCGTGTATCTTCCAAGACCTGTTTTTACTCATGGTCAACTTTATATTGCACTCTCTCGA GTCCGGGTTGGTAGTCGTAGTCGCTCTTTGTCTCGTCACCGTCTCGCACTCAGTCGCGCGCCTTCCCTGCGCTCATCACCGGTGGCGGAAGAAGCAGCACGTCCCGGGGCCGGTCGTCGTTGTCGTCTTCTTGCTTCGAGCCTCGCCGTCAGCAGCTGGTCCCGATTTCGTGAGTTCCAACAAATTACCCTGTTCTTTCATGCTCAATCTTGTTGCTGTAATTCATCTGTGCACCTTGATTTTGTTGCTGAAAGTTGTATTTGTTGCTGA